One stretch of Rhipicephalus sanguineus isolate Rsan-2018 chromosome 10, BIME_Rsan_1.4, whole genome shotgun sequence DNA includes these proteins:
- the LOC119371891 gene encoding ubiquitin-conjugating enzyme E2 N — protein sequence MSGLPRRIIKETQRLMAEPVPGISAIPDEQNARYFHVVVAGPEGSPFEGGVFKLELFLPEEYPMLAPKVRFMTKIYHPNIDKLGRICLDILKDKWSPALQIRTVLLSIQALLSAPNPDDPLANDVAEQWKVNEAEAIRTAREWTRQYAMDV from the exons ATGTCCGGATTACCGAGGAGAATCATCAAG GAAACGCAGCGCCTCATGGCCGAACCTGTGCCGGGCATTAGTGCAATTCCGGACGAACAGAACGCGAGGTATTTTCACGTTGTCGTAGCCGGTCCCGAAGGG TCGCCGTTTGAAGGAGGAGTGTTTAAATTGGAACTGTTTCTTCCCGAAGAGTACCCGATGCTTGCTCCCAAAGTGCGCTTCATGACAAAGATCTACCACCCCAACATAGACAAGCTAGGTCGTATATGTCTGGACATTCTCAAAG ACAAGTGGAGCCCGGCGCTGCAGATCCGCACGGTGCTGTTGTCCATCCAAGCTCTGCTCAGTGCCCCTAACCCCGACGACCCCTTGGCAAACGACGTGGCCGAGCAGTGGAAGGTCAACGAGGCAGAAGCCATCAGAACAG CGAGAGAATGGACAAGGCAATACGCAATGGACGTCTGA